One Drosophila santomea strain STO CAGO 1482 chromosome X, Prin_Dsan_1.1, whole genome shotgun sequence DNA segment encodes these proteins:
- the LOC120456701 gene encoding keratin, type I cytoskeletal 10 isoform X1, translating into MENLQVLRLLLGLIGLILISGSVESRPGGMEFQSHYLRAITAYRRLERILPKEELRALTGIGLLNGARQAEEQMEQHLVAAIRELLFQMNLTESARVMSKIDAIEHQLSRDQRAVEILNRVMDVVSQAKDDHEFRVELREMAQQQKEEELYNQELSADLTDQPKLVERLGKLRQSILKQVPQMKNELQAKIDRALQHLLEQAGEDGVLAKAKQKVIHKRQIKKGTEQRKQQDRETEQRSMPAEMRVIKSILSEAHDLRFQEDFLENMLDQLPPRRIKIEPNSSELDDLQMNVKSPNVTAKAKGKPKMNAKPEKQVEVEDTGSSSELATDDNDDLGDGEEPGAGGDGGGGGGGGLVGIIGSLSGGEGGSDVGALIGALTGVISTLFGPGGLDVQGLIQTGTSLISGLLGGNKNFGLVLGQYVGTALDGLSGGGGAINNGQFLGNFLGTVLAALSADPEEEGPPQPLTFTKNLITSFLEAKYRPLNEDGSEERHGSAELPRPRKKKEGGGWAAAAADHFDSGGFVKQVASHLVSNALGLILNAGLGAAGGASSAAKNIFASSSMGHHAKPADHHRSWNLYDNEPF; encoded by the exons ATGGAGAACCTGCAAGTGCTGCGATTGCTCCTCGGATTAATCGGTTTAATCCTGATCTCGGGATCCGTGGAGAGTAGGCCCGGTGGAATGGAGTTTCAGTCGCACTATTTGCGGGCCATCACCGCCTACCGGAGACTGGAGAGGATCCTACCCAAGGAGGAGCTGCGCGCCCTAACGGGCATTGGATTATTGAATGGAGCGCGCCAGGCGGAGGAGCAAATGGAACAGCATTTGGTGGCGGCCATCAGGGAGCTGCTGTTCCAAATGAATCTCACGGAGAGCGCTCGTGTCATGTCCAAAATCGATGCCATCGAACATCAGTTGTCCAGGGATCAGAGGGCCGTGGAAATTCTCAATCGGGTGATGGATGTGGTGTCCCAGGCCAAGGACGATCATGAGTTCCGTGTGGAATTGAGGGAAATggcacagcaacaaaaggaggaggagctgtaCAATCAGGAGCTCTCCGCCGATCTCACGGATCAGCCGAAATTGGTCGAGAGATTGGGCAAACTTAGACAGAGTATTCTCAAGCAGGTGCCACAAATGAAAAACGAACTGCAGGCGAAGATTGATAGGGCTCTGCAGCATTTACTGGAGCAGGCTGGAGAGGATGGGGTGCTGGCCAAGGCCAAGCAAAAGGTGATCCACAAAAGGCAAATCAAGAAGGGAACGGAGCAAAGGAAGCAGCAGGATCGGGAGACGGAGCAGCGATCAATGCCGGCGGAAATGAGGGTTATTAAATCCATACTTTCTGAG GCTCATGACTTACGCTTCCAGGAGGATTTCTTGGAGAATATGTTGGATCAGCTGCCGCCGCGGCGAATCAAAATAGAACCCAACTCCTCGGAGCTCGATGACCTGCAAATGAACGTAAAG TCGCCAAATGTTACAGCCAAGGCCAAAGGTAAACCGAAAATGAACGCGAAGCCGGAGAAacaggtggaggtggaggacACAGGCTCCTCCTCGGAATTGGCCACGGACGACAACGATGACCTGGGCGATGGGGAGGAACCTGGAGCTGGCGGAGACGGAGGTggtggaggcggtggtggctTGGTTGGCATCATTGGCAGCCTCAGCGGT GGTGAAGGTGGTTCCGATGTGGGTGCTCTAATTGGCGCCCTTACTGGTGTGATTTCCACCTTGTTTGGA CCTGGAGGCCTCGATGTTCAAGGTCTGATTCAAACGGGAACCTCGCTGATTTCCGGTCTGCTGGGTGGAAACAAGAACTTTGGTCTCGTGCTGGGACAATATGTGGGCACTGCTCTGGATGGTCTCTCTGGCGGTGGTGGAGCG ATTAACAATGGTCAATTTTTGGGCAACTTCCTGGGCACTGTGCTGGCCGCACTGAGCgct GATCCCGAGGAGGAGGGCCCGCCGCAACCGTTGACCTTCACCAAGAACCTGATCACCAGCTTCCTGGAGGCAAAGTATCGGCCACTTAACGAGGACGGCTCAGAGGAGCGACACGGAAGTGCGGAGCTGCCACGCCCGCGAAAGAAGAAGGAGGGCGGTGGTTGGGCAGCTGCGGCGGCTGACCACTTTGATTCTGGAGGCTTTGTGAAGCAGGTGGCCTCCCATCTGGTGAGCAATGCCCTTGGCTTGATCTTAAATGCCGGACTGGGAGCCGCTGGTGGAGCTTCGAGTGCGGCCAAGAATATTttcgccagcagcagcatgggCCATCATGCCAAGCCGGCAGATCATCATAGATCTTGGAACCTGTACGATAATGAGCCATTCTAG
- the LOC120456701 gene encoding keratin, type I cytoskeletal 10 isoform X2: protein MENLQVLRLLLGLIGLILISGSVESRPGGMEFQSHYLRAITAYRRLERILPKEELRALTGIGLLNGARQAEEQMEQHLVAAIRELLFQMNLTESARVMSKIDAIEHQLSRDQRAVEILNRVMDVVSQAKDDHEFRVELREMAQQQKEEELYNQELSADLTDQPKLVERLGKLRQSILKQVPQMKNELQAKIDRALQHLLEQAGEDGVLAKAKQKVIHKRQIKKGTEQRKQQDRETEQRSMPAEMRVIKSILSEAHDLRFQEDFLENMLDQLPPRRIKIEPNSSELDDLQMNVKSPNVTAKAKGKPKMNAKPEKQVEVEDTGSSSELATDDNDDLGDGEEPGAGGDGGGGGGGGLVGIIGSLSGGEGGSDVGALIGALTGVISTLFGPGGLDVQGLIQTGTSLISGLLGGNKNFGLVLGQYVGTALDGLSGGGGADPEEEGPPQPLTFTKNLITSFLEAKYRPLNEDGSEERHGSAELPRPRKKKEGGGWAAAAADHFDSGGFVKQVASHLVSNALGLILNAGLGAAGGASSAAKNIFASSSMGHHAKPADHHRSWNLYDNEPF from the exons ATGGAGAACCTGCAAGTGCTGCGATTGCTCCTCGGATTAATCGGTTTAATCCTGATCTCGGGATCCGTGGAGAGTAGGCCCGGTGGAATGGAGTTTCAGTCGCACTATTTGCGGGCCATCACCGCCTACCGGAGACTGGAGAGGATCCTACCCAAGGAGGAGCTGCGCGCCCTAACGGGCATTGGATTATTGAATGGAGCGCGCCAGGCGGAGGAGCAAATGGAACAGCATTTGGTGGCGGCCATCAGGGAGCTGCTGTTCCAAATGAATCTCACGGAGAGCGCTCGTGTCATGTCCAAAATCGATGCCATCGAACATCAGTTGTCCAGGGATCAGAGGGCCGTGGAAATTCTCAATCGGGTGATGGATGTGGTGTCCCAGGCCAAGGACGATCATGAGTTCCGTGTGGAATTGAGGGAAATggcacagcaacaaaaggaggaggagctgtaCAATCAGGAGCTCTCCGCCGATCTCACGGATCAGCCGAAATTGGTCGAGAGATTGGGCAAACTTAGACAGAGTATTCTCAAGCAGGTGCCACAAATGAAAAACGAACTGCAGGCGAAGATTGATAGGGCTCTGCAGCATTTACTGGAGCAGGCTGGAGAGGATGGGGTGCTGGCCAAGGCCAAGCAAAAGGTGATCCACAAAAGGCAAATCAAGAAGGGAACGGAGCAAAGGAAGCAGCAGGATCGGGAGACGGAGCAGCGATCAATGCCGGCGGAAATGAGGGTTATTAAATCCATACTTTCTGAG GCTCATGACTTACGCTTCCAGGAGGATTTCTTGGAGAATATGTTGGATCAGCTGCCGCCGCGGCGAATCAAAATAGAACCCAACTCCTCGGAGCTCGATGACCTGCAAATGAACGTAAAG TCGCCAAATGTTACAGCCAAGGCCAAAGGTAAACCGAAAATGAACGCGAAGCCGGAGAAacaggtggaggtggaggacACAGGCTCCTCCTCGGAATTGGCCACGGACGACAACGATGACCTGGGCGATGGGGAGGAACCTGGAGCTGGCGGAGACGGAGGTggtggaggcggtggtggctTGGTTGGCATCATTGGCAGCCTCAGCGGT GGTGAAGGTGGTTCCGATGTGGGTGCTCTAATTGGCGCCCTTACTGGTGTGATTTCCACCTTGTTTGGA CCTGGAGGCCTCGATGTTCAAGGTCTGATTCAAACGGGAACCTCGCTGATTTCCGGTCTGCTGGGTGGAAACAAGAACTTTGGTCTCGTGCTGGGACAATATGTGGGCACTGCTCTGGATGGTCTCTCTGGCGGTGGTGGAGCG GATCCCGAGGAGGAGGGCCCGCCGCAACCGTTGACCTTCACCAAGAACCTGATCACCAGCTTCCTGGAGGCAAAGTATCGGCCACTTAACGAGGACGGCTCAGAGGAGCGACACGGAAGTGCGGAGCTGCCACGCCCGCGAAAGAAGAAGGAGGGCGGTGGTTGGGCAGCTGCGGCGGCTGACCACTTTGATTCTGGAGGCTTTGTGAAGCAGGTGGCCTCCCATCTGGTGAGCAATGCCCTTGGCTTGATCTTAAATGCCGGACTGGGAGCCGCTGGTGGAGCTTCGAGTGCGGCCAAGAATATTttcgccagcagcagcatgggCCATCATGCCAAGCCGGCAGATCATCATAGATCTTGGAACCTGTACGATAATGAGCCATTCTAG